Proteins from a genomic interval of Schistocerca cancellata isolate TAMUIC-IGC-003103 chromosome 8, iqSchCanc2.1, whole genome shotgun sequence:
- the LOC126095012 gene encoding uncharacterized protein LOC126095012, which produces MPKLSHGARSAASCVEIGCVLCRTKMAASGTDVQSKLALLALLVLNDAEIHATERRRKKEWTKNWIKRRNAGKGVLSMLHKELRIEDRTSFANFIRMDVLVFEELLRMVSPLIQKKDTVMRQAITARERLAVTLRFLATGNTYKDLAYSTRIANNTLSRMIPETLTAIASVLGDNAIQCPRDPAEWRVIEDGFHSLWQFPHCIGALDGKHVKFRPLRSDGSSFRNYKGHDSIVLLALVDANYKFLFVDIGRNGRMNDGAIFRESALFMKLMDGSLNLPPKSPLPGSDICVPYMFVADDAFALKENLMKPYPERDMTPEKRIFNYRICRARRVVENAFGIMSNKFRILLQTIPLSVSKVELITKVCCLLHNFVLARNSQGYIPPNVDELPCLPGIATQGANHSAASAREVRQHLTWYFNTVGRVPWQERCVQEGNR; this is translated from the exons atgccgaagctctcccacggtgcaagatcggcagctagttgtgttgaGATCGGCTGCGTGTTGtgtcgaacgaagatggctgcttcaggtacagatgttcagagcaaactggcatTATTAGCTcttttggtgctaaacgatgcagaaatacATGCtactgagagaagaagaaagaaagaatggacgaaaaactggattaagaggagaaacgctgggaaaggtgtgctctccatgcttcataaagagttgag gatagaagatcgcacatcctttgcaaattttattcgAATGGATGTACTGGTATTTGAAGAACTGCTTCGTATGGTTTCGCCTTTGATTCAGAAGAAAGACACGGTGATGCGTCAGGCAATTACGGCGCGGGAAAG GCTTGCTGTCACACTGCGTTTCCTAGCGACCGGAAACACTTACAAAGATTTGGCCTATTCTACACGAATAGCGAACAACACGCTCTCCCGTATGATACCAGAGACTTTGACGGCCATAGCAAGCGTGTTAGGAGATAATGCTATACAG TGTCCACGTGATCCTGCCGAGTGGAGAGTAATAGAAGATGGGTTCCACAGCCTCTGGCAATTCCCGCATTGCATTGGAGCACTTGATGGGAAACATGTCAAGTTTAGGCCTCTGCGCTCTGATGGTTCATCATTCAGAAACTACAAAGGTCACGACAGCATAGTTCTTTTAGCTCTAGTAGATGCTaattataaatttttgtttgtggacATTGGCAGAAATGGAAGAATGAATGATGGTGCAATATTCAGAGAGAGTGCCTTGTTCATGAAACTCATGGATGGTTCATTAAATTTGCCACCAAAGTCTCCACTTCCAGGTAGTGACATCTGTGTTCCCTACATGTTTGTGGCAGATGATGCTTTTGCgttaaaggaaaatttaatgaaaccATATCCTGAACGTGACATGACAcctgaaaaaagaatttttaactacagAATTTGTAGAGCACGTAGAGTTGTGGAAAATGCCTTTGGCATAatgtcaaacaaattcagaattttgctGCAGACTATTCCACTATCTGTTTCCAAAGTAGAGCTCATTACAAAAGTGTGTTGCTTGCTACATAATTTTGTACTTGCCAGAAACTCTCAAGGATATATCCCTCCAAATGTAGATGAATTACCATGTCTTCCTGGCATTGCTACTCAGGGTGCAAATCATAGTGCAGCCAGTGCCAGAGAAGTGAGACAACATCTGACATGGTATTTCAATACTGTTGGCAGAGTTCCATGGCAGGAAAGGTGTGTTCAGGAAGGTAACAGATAA